A genome region from Christensenella minuta includes the following:
- the hpf gene encoding ribosome hibernation-promoting factor, HPF/YfiA family, with amino-acid sequence MNINISGKNITVSGYLRRVVEKKAGKLERYFKPNTEMQVTLSIEKSRHIAEITVVAEGVVLRAEEATGDLYSSIDVALKKLERQMRKHRTKLEKRLHEEAFAEETVYDYYDENFDEDAPQIVRNKKFALRPMEEEDAAIQLELLGHNFYVFRNAHTSEVNVIYKRADGNYGLIEPE; translated from the coding sequence ATGAACATCAATATTTCGGGGAAAAACATCACTGTTTCAGGCTATCTGCGCCGTGTTGTCGAAAAAAAGGCGGGAAAGCTGGAACGTTATTTCAAGCCCAATACCGAAATGCAGGTAACGCTCTCGATTGAAAAATCACGGCATATCGCAGAGATCACCGTAGTCGCGGAAGGCGTTGTGCTGCGGGCGGAGGAAGCGACGGGCGACCTGTACTCTTCCATCGACGTCGCTCTTAAAAAGCTGGAGCGGCAGATGCGCAAACACCGTACAAAGCTCGAAAAACGGCTGCACGAAGAAGCGTTTGCGGAAGAGACTGTATACGATTATTACGACGAGAATTTCGACGAAGACGCACCGCAGATCGTGCGCAACAAGAAATTTGCGCTGCGGCCGATGGAGGAAGAAGACGCCGCCATCCAGCTCGAGCTTTTGGGACATAATTTCTATGTGTTCCGTAACGCGCATACGAGCGAAGTGAACGTTATTTATAAACGGGCCGACGGAAATTACGGCCTGATCGAACCGGAATAA
- a CDS encoding AlkA N-terminal domain-containing protein, which translates to MIENVNALYAAFKAKDARFDGRFFVGISSTGIYCRPVCRAKQPKAENCTFYRTAAEAEQAGYRPCLLCRPELAPGASVTDATADLICRAARMLEENCGNGLSLEEIAGRLGCSSRHLRRVFTAEYNVSPVQYLQTCRLLLAKNLLTDTDLPILEVAMAAGFQSLRRFNDLFRKRYRLSPTALRKHAAEGKKRNDNMILALGYRPPYRWEEMLAFLAERAIAGIETVKNGEYARTVHLAGADGKRVRGWVKIGHKPEKNALSVAISESLLPVLPQVLARVRHLFDLHCSPDAVYDILQGMNDIRPGLCRPGIRVPGCFDAFETAVRAVLGQQITVKAAGTLAARIVERYGSPVQAGFKGLTHIFPLPEDLLALGGDIAKHFGALGVTSARANTIYMLAHAFAQGKIDFGLCADPKKEMRKLMMIRGIGGWTAQYIAMRTMGWPDAFLETDSGVKKALPGRTAKELRVMAQAWRPWRSYATMNLWNTLQEERDVL; encoded by the coding sequence ATGATCGAAAATGTTAACGCCCTGTATGCTGCATTCAAGGCGAAAGACGCCCGCTTTGACGGCCGCTTTTTTGTGGGAATATCGTCTACGGGGATATACTGCCGCCCGGTTTGCCGGGCGAAGCAGCCCAAAGCAGAAAACTGTACCTTTTACAGGACCGCGGCGGAGGCCGAGCAGGCCGGATACCGTCCCTGTCTTTTATGCCGGCCGGAGCTTGCCCCCGGCGCTTCCGTCACCGACGCAACCGCCGATTTGATTTGCCGGGCTGCACGAATGCTGGAAGAAAATTGCGGGAACGGCTTAAGCCTGGAAGAGATAGCCGGACGGCTTGGCTGCAGCAGCCGGCATTTGCGGCGCGTATTTACTGCGGAATATAATGTTTCTCCCGTCCAATACCTGCAGACATGCAGGCTGCTCCTCGCAAAGAACCTGCTCACAGATACAGACCTGCCAATATTGGAGGTTGCAATGGCGGCTGGTTTTCAAAGCCTGCGGCGTTTCAACGATCTTTTCAGGAAGCGGTACCGCCTTTCGCCTACGGCCCTGCGAAAACATGCGGCGGAAGGGAAAAAGCGCAATGACAACATGATTCTGGCGCTCGGATACCGTCCGCCTTACCGTTGGGAAGAAATGCTGGCCTTTCTTGCCGAACGCGCGATCGCCGGGATCGAAACGGTGAAAAACGGCGAATATGCGCGCACCGTGCATTTGGCGGGCGCGGACGGGAAGCGTGTGCGCGGTTGGGTGAAGATAGGCCACAAACCTGAAAAGAACGCGCTGAGCGTTGCAATCAGCGAAAGCCTGTTGCCCGTGCTCCCACAGGTATTGGCGCGGGTCCGGCATTTGTTCGACTTGCATTGCTCCCCCGACGCGGTATACGATATCCTCCAGGGAATGAATGATATCCGGCCCGGCCTTTGCAGGCCGGGAATCCGTGTGCCCGGATGCTTTGATGCCTTTGAGACGGCGGTACGCGCCGTACTTGGACAACAAATCACCGTAAAGGCGGCGGGCACTCTGGCAGCAAGGATCGTTGAAAGATATGGGTCCCCCGTTCAGGCGGGGTTCAAGGGGCTGACCCATATTTTTCCTCTTCCTGAGGATCTATTGGCCTTGGGCGGAGATATTGCGAAGCATTTTGGCGCGCTGGGCGTTACCTCCGCGCGGGCAAATACCATTTATATGCTGGCGCATGCCTTCGCACAGGGGAAAATCGATTTCGGCCTCTGCGCCGATCCGAAAAAGGAAATGAGGAAGCTGATGATGATCCGCGGCATCGGCGGCTGGACCGCACAATATATCGCCATGCGCACAATGGGATGGCCGGACGCTTTCCTGGAGACAGATTCCGGGGTAAAGAAGGCGCTTCCGGGCCGTACCGCA
- the def gene encoding peptide deformylase has product MALREIRKSGDEILRKKSREIQEVTDRVRTILDDMAETMYHAEGGGLAACQVGILKRLVVIDIGEGLLKLVNPEFVLQKGEQIVEEGCLSFPDVWGRLKRPERVVVRALDENGKEITVEGTGLLAKCLCHELDHLDGIVFKDKIIEFTE; this is encoded by the coding sequence ATGGCATTAAGGGAAATCAGAAAATCGGGCGATGAAATACTGCGCAAAAAGAGCAGGGAAATACAGGAAGTTACGGACCGTGTCCGTACGATCCTTGACGATATGGCGGAGACAATGTACCATGCGGAGGGCGGGGGCCTTGCTGCGTGCCAAGTGGGCATATTGAAAAGGCTGGTCGTGATCGACATAGGCGAGGGATTGCTGAAGCTCGTAAATCCGGAATTTGTGCTTCAGAAGGGAGAGCAGATCGTGGAAGAGGGATGTCTCAGTTTCCCCGACGTATGGGGCAGGCTGAAACGGCCGGAACGTGTGGTCGTGCGGGCGCTTGACGAGAACGGAAAAGAGATCACCGTGGAGGGGACGGGACTGCTTGCAAAATGCCTGTGTCACGAGCTTGACCATCTGGATGGGATCGTTTTCAAGGACAAGATCATCGAATTTACGGAATAA
- a CDS encoding helix-turn-helix transcriptional regulator: MKNWLEEIRKQRGIRQEELAAALKVSRQTVSSLENGRYNPSILLAFKIARYFGMGIEELFLYEEEENEQ; this comes from the coding sequence TTGAAGAACTGGCTGGAAGAAATCAGAAAGCAAAGGGGAATACGGCAGGAAGAGCTCGCCGCGGCGCTTAAGGTATCGCGGCAGACAGTGAGCTCGCTCGAAAACGGGCGGTATAATCCCTCCATCCTGCTGGCGTTTAAAATCGCACGGTATTTTGGGATGGGAATTGAAGAGCTGTTTCTTTATGAGGAGGAAGAAAATGAACAATAA
- the secA gene encoding preprotein translocase subunit SecA, producing the protein MGLFGNSALRPVKKLADKVEALSSKFEGMSDEELVARTEEYRKRHQDGETLDDLLPEVFAQVREASWRVLGMKHFYEQVLGGIVLHQGNIAEMKTGEGKTLVATLPAVLNAVSGKGVHIVTVNEYLAKRDSEWMGKVFRYLGYTVGLVTREMDKAQKQKAYACDIVYSTNNELGFDYLRDNMVVRKSDLVQRELNFAIVDEVDSILIDEARTPLIISGQGDKGTDLYQQADKFVSRLKEEDDYEVDEKMKAINLTEEGVGKAEKFFKLDNLTDIENTEIVHHINQALKAHRLFVRDREYVVTEDKEVVIVDEFTGRLMIGRRYSDGLHQAIEAKEGVKVERESKTLATITFQNFFRMYHKLSGMTGTAKTEEAEFQSIYNLQVVEVPTHRPMVRKDQNDVIYGSKKGKFNAVVEEIVKVHETGRPILVGTVSVSDSEYLSSLLVKRGVKHEVLNAKNHLREAQIIAQAGKKNAVTIATNMAGRGTDIILGGNADYLARNEMRADGMEEEMIENAVSHAATKDPEIIAARKKYAELVEKHKKVTDAEHDEVVALGGLAIIGTERHESRRIDNQLRGRSGRQGDPGSSKFYIALEDDLMRLFGGDRVKGVMDRLSGGDDDIPLEFGMMTRQIENAQKRIESNNFNLRKHVLDYDDVMNKQREVIYGQRKQVLMGDDISDNIKSMIASLVEQAMAVYCPKGKYPEEWDWDDLYAYIERIFGIKLVPYTDEQREQAEEKQLQQEIMDAVKSFYATKEEEMSGAGFSMRDVERMVLLRVVDSKWMDHIDAMDQFRRGIGLRALGQRDPINEYRLEGFDMFDAMVDAIREETIYMLFHIKVESKVEQREVKNVRANVDADGNPVATGAAPQQRMNTNAGAGQAQMPVRVEKKVGRNEPCPCGSGKKYKNCCGKNA; encoded by the coding sequence ATGGGATTATTTGGAAATTCGGCGCTTCGGCCAGTGAAAAAGCTTGCGGACAAGGTAGAGGCGCTTTCCTCAAAATTTGAAGGGATGAGCGATGAAGAGCTTGTCGCCAGAACAGAGGAATACAGGAAACGCCATCAGGACGGAGAGACGCTCGACGACCTGCTGCCCGAGGTGTTCGCACAGGTGCGTGAAGCCAGTTGGCGCGTGCTTGGGATGAAGCACTTTTATGAACAGGTATTGGGCGGGATCGTCCTGCATCAGGGCAACATCGCCGAGATGAAAACAGGCGAAGGCAAAACGCTGGTCGCGACGCTGCCCGCAGTGCTGAATGCAGTTTCCGGGAAGGGCGTCCATATCGTCACGGTAAACGAATACCTCGCAAAGCGCGACAGCGAATGGATGGGCAAGGTGTTCCGCTACCTCGGTTATACGGTCGGCCTTGTAACCCGGGAGATGGACAAAGCACAGAAACAGAAGGCCTATGCGTGTGATATCGTATATTCCACCAATAACGAACTCGGGTTCGATTACCTGAGGGACAACATGGTCGTGCGGAAAAGCGATCTTGTGCAGCGGGAGCTTAATTTCGCAATCGTGGACGAGGTGGATAGTATCCTGATCGACGAGGCGCGCACCCCGCTGATTATTTCCGGCCAGGGCGATAAAGGCACGGACCTCTACCAGCAGGCGGATAAATTCGTGAGCCGCCTGAAAGAGGAAGACGATTACGAAGTCGATGAGAAAATGAAAGCCATTAACCTGACGGAAGAGGGCGTAGGAAAGGCGGAGAAGTTTTTTAAGCTTGACAACCTGACCGATATTGAGAACACGGAGATCGTACACCACATCAATCAGGCGCTGAAAGCGCATAGGCTGTTTGTGAGGGACAGGGAGTATGTGGTCACGGAGGATAAGGAGGTCGTGATCGTAGACGAATTCACCGGCCGCCTGATGATCGGCCGCCGCTATTCCGACGGCCTGCACCAGGCGATCGAGGCCAAGGAAGGCGTTAAGGTGGAACGCGAATCCAAGACGCTCGCAACCATCACCTTCCAGAATTTTTTCCGTATGTACCATAAACTTTCGGGTATGACGGGTACGGCGAAGACGGAGGAAGCAGAATTCCAGAGCATCTACAACCTCCAGGTCGTGGAGGTTCCTACGCACCGGCCTATGGTGCGCAAGGACCAGAACGATGTGATCTACGGCTCCAAAAAGGGAAAATTCAACGCGGTCGTAGAGGAAATTGTCAAGGTACACGAAACTGGCCGCCCGATCCTTGTGGGTACGGTATCCGTTTCGGACAGTGAATATTTATCCTCGCTGCTGGTAAAGCGGGGAGTGAAGCACGAAGTCCTGAATGCGAAAAACCACCTGCGCGAGGCGCAGATCATTGCGCAGGCCGGCAAGAAAAATGCTGTTACCATTGCCACCAACATGGCAGGCCGTGGTACGGATATTATCCTTGGCGGCAATGCGGACTATCTTGCGCGCAATGAGATGCGTGCAGACGGCATGGAAGAGGAAATGATCGAGAACGCGGTCAGCCATGCGGCGACAAAGGATCCTGAGATCATCGCGGCACGCAAGAAATATGCGGAACTCGTGGAAAAACATAAAAAGGTCACGGATGCGGAGCATGACGAGGTAGTGGCCCTCGGCGGCCTTGCCATCATCGGTACGGAACGGCACGAATCCCGCCGGATCGATAACCAGCTGCGCGGCCGGAGCGGACGGCAGGGAGACCCTGGCTCGTCCAAATTCTATATCGCGCTGGAGGACGACCTCATGCGCCTCTTCGGTGGAGACCGCGTGAAAGGCGTGATGGACCGCCTGTCCGGCGGGGACGACGATATCCCGCTTGAGTTTGGCATGATGACCAGGCAGATCGAGAATGCCCAGAAACGCATCGAGAGCAACAACTTCAACCTCAGGAAACACGTCCTCGATTACGACGATGTCATGAACAAACAGCGTGAAGTGATCTATGGGCAGCGTAAACAGGTATTGATGGGCGATGATATTTCGGATAATATCAAGTCCATGATCGCATCGCTTGTCGAGCAGGCAATGGCGGTCTACTGCCCGAAGGGAAAATATCCCGAGGAATGGGACTGGGATGACCTTTATGCGTATATCGAGCGTATCTTTGGCATCAAGCTCGTGCCCTATACGGACGAGCAGCGTGAGCAGGCGGAGGAGAAGCAGCTGCAGCAAGAGATCATGGATGCAGTGAAGTCCTTCTATGCGACGAAGGAAGAAGAGATGTCGGGCGCGGGCTTCAGTATGCGCGACGTGGAGCGTATGGTGCTGCTGCGCGTGGTTGACTCCAAGTGGATGGATCACATCGACGCAATGGACCAATTTCGGCGGGGCATCGGCCTGAGGGCGCTAGGCCAGCGCGATCCGATCAATGAATACCGCCTCGAGGGCTTCGATATGTTCGATGCCATGGTGGATGCGATCCGCGAGGAGACCATCTATATGCTCTTCCATATCAAGGTGGAAAGCAAGGTGGAACAGCGTGAGGTAAAAAATGTGCGCGCTAATGTGGACGCAGACGGGAATCCGGTCGCAACGGGAGCGGCGCCGCAGCAACGGATGAATACCAACGCCGGCGCGGGGCAGGCACAAATGCCCGTACGCGTGGAAAAGAAGGTAGGCCGCAACGAGCCTTGTCCGTGCGGCAGCGGCAAGAAATATAAGAACTGCTGCGGCAAAAACGCATAA
- a CDS encoding MerR family transcriptional regulator yields the protein MFTIGEFSRLCMVTTKTLRHYDRIGLLAPAHTSGETGYRYYEASQFRDMFFILRCKDYGFTLEETAGLLHADAHIVAARFAAKYAQRKDELTHQRKLLVKMKEDMDLLKKGIDIMSTMKTEIKVVDTQPLQIVSERAVIAIRDFDKLYGKVMKKLQENNLQCEGGLVALYHCDEFDPESTDVEVGAVMAAKSSLTRTLPGGACVMGVHLGAYSGLPEAYATLVKWIEEKGYRITAQPYEKYLNNPCEVPEEELVTEIYFPIEK from the coding sequence ATGTTTACAATAGGGGAATTTTCCAGACTGTGCATGGTCACGACAAAAACGCTGCGGCACTACGACCGGATCGGCCTTCTCGCACCCGCACATACCAGCGGGGAAACGGGCTACCGGTATTATGAAGCGTCCCAGTTCCGGGATATGTTTTTTATCCTGCGGTGCAAAGATTATGGGTTCACCCTGGAAGAGACGGCCGGACTGCTTCATGCGGACGCGCACATCGTTGCGGCGCGGTTCGCGGCGAAATATGCACAGCGGAAGGATGAGCTCACGCATCAGCGCAAGCTTCTAGTAAAAATGAAGGAAGATATGGACCTCTTAAAGAAAGGAATCGATATTATGAGCACAATGAAAACGGAGATTAAGGTTGTGGACACACAGCCGCTTCAAATCGTAAGCGAGCGCGCGGTGATCGCGATCAGGGATTTTGACAAGCTGTATGGCAAGGTGATGAAGAAATTGCAGGAAAACAATCTGCAGTGCGAGGGAGGATTGGTGGCGCTTTACCACTGCGACGAATTTGACCCGGAGAGTACGGACGTGGAGGTGGGCGCTGTCATGGCGGCGAAAAGCAGTTTGACCCGTACCCTGCCCGGCGGCGCCTGTGTGATGGGCGTGCATCTCGGCGCCTACAGCGGTCTGCCCGAAGCGTATGCGACGCTGGTGAAATGGATCGAGGAAAAGGGCTATCGCATTACGGCGCAGCCGTACGAGAAATACCTTAATAATCCATGCGAAGTCCCGGAAGAGGAACTGGTCACGGAAATTTATTTTCCTATAGAAAAATAA